Below is a window of Pseudomonas eucalypticola DNA.
GGGTGATCGCCCAGCGCCTGCTCGGTGACCGGGTGCGCTACGCCGTCGAAGTGCTGCCGTTGGTGTCGGTGGTCAGTATCGTCATGATCGTCTGCGCCGTGGTCGCTGCCAGCCAGGCGAAGATCGCCGAGTCAGGCCTGTTGATCATGGCGGTGGTGTTGCTGCACAACAGTTTCGGCTTCGTGCTGGGTTATGTCACCGGGCGCGTGTTCAAGTTGCCGCTGGCCCAGCGCAAGTCGCTGGCGCTGGAAGTGGGTATGCAGAACTCGGGGCTGGGCGCGGCGCTGGCCAGCGCGCACTTCTCGCCGCTGGCGGCGGTGCCTAGCGCGCTGTTCAGCGTATGGCACAACATCTCCGGCGCGTTGCTGGCAACGTTCTTCCGCAAGATGGACGACCGCCCCTAGGGGCGCCTTGCCGGGACCGGCGAAGTTGGGCACTATGGTGCGCATCCACGGGACGACCCGTCGATGCGCACTTTTTCGTTCGGGGACGGCCCCATCACTTGAATCAATTGATGGAGGTTGCCATGTCCTGGCTGATCCTTTTCCTTGCGGGCCTGTTCGAAGTCGGTTGGGCCATTGGCCTGAAGTACACCGATGGCTTCACGCGCCCCTTGCCTACCCTGCTTACCGTTGCCGCCATGGCGGCCAGCCTCGGCCTGCTAGGCCTGGCCGTGCGTGAACTGCCGCTGGGCACCGCCTACGCCATCTGGACAGGCGTGGGGGCGGTGGGCACGGTAATCGCTGGCATCATTCTGTTTGGCGAATCCATGGCGCCGATGCGCATCGTCAGCGTGCTGCTGATCGTGCTGGGCCTTGCCGGCCTCAAGGCCAGCACCTGACGGCGCCGGCCCCTGCAAGGCAGCCAGGTTCAGCGCCCCTCGCCGCGCAGCTCGCTGACACGCGCGCGCAGCCGCGAGGGCTTGGCGTCCTCGGCCGGCACCGGCTGCCCCGCAGCCAGCGTCACGCGCGACCATAACCGACGGAAGAATCCCTTGGCCGGGTCACGACTGAAGAAACTGCCCCACAGCCCCTGCAGGGCCAG
It encodes the following:
- the sugE gene encoding quaternary ammonium compound efflux SMR transporter SugE codes for the protein MSWLILFLAGLFEVGWAIGLKYTDGFTRPLPTLLTVAAMAASLGLLGLAVRELPLGTAYAIWTGVGAVGTVIAGIILFGESMAPMRIVSVLLIVLGLAGLKAST